One genomic region from Microcystis panniformis FACHB-1757 encodes:
- a CDS encoding R3H domain-containing nucleic acid-binding protein, which translates to MLDPKKILEIKIANYRQNLLLLMPETLPSSRMPVTDDLNKLLAILPVRIRSKIEEHPRQHQLIEVVMDLGRIPEARFPDGAIDLGDEPISKEEIQYSIARVGSFSGDNRAGIERTLHRISAIRNRDGEIIGLTCRIGRAVFGTITLINDLVETGKSLLLLGRPGVGKTTALREIARVLADDLNKRVVIIDTSNEIAGDGDIPHPAIGRARRMQVARPELQHQVMIEAVENHMPEVIVIDEIGTELEALAARTIAERGVQLVGTAHGNQLENLIKNPTLSDLVGGIQAVTLGDEEARRRGSQKTVLERKAPPTFDIAIEMLERQRWVIHEDVSTTIDQLLRGREAIAQIRWVDEEGKVQVAQEEPKSENLTPLRGNYLPEMDKPKGWRADGRMTPVARFPAGHLNRENDFDRLLEQSWLQEEPETEKVRVPGPNGEDWPVYVYPYGVSRAPIEQVVQSLDLPIVLTKDLQGADAVLALRSHVKNQSKLRQIAKVRQIPIHGIKSNTLPQISRGLKRILGIDDPMNQEGADLRLFARSGSDDEIEALEEARLAVEQIVIPTGQPVELLPRSAKVRKMQHELVEHYRLQSDSFGEEPNRRIRIYPA; encoded by the coding sequence GTGTTAGACCCCAAGAAAATCTTGGAAATAAAAATAGCCAATTATCGCCAAAACCTTTTATTATTAATGCCAGAAACCCTACCCTCCTCTCGGATGCCAGTTACCGACGATTTAAACAAACTCTTGGCAATTCTACCTGTGCGGATTCGCAGCAAAATCGAGGAACACCCGCGGCAGCATCAACTGATCGAAGTAGTTATGGATTTGGGACGCATACCAGAAGCGCGTTTTCCCGATGGGGCGATCGATCTGGGGGACGAACCGATCTCAAAAGAAGAAATCCAGTATTCGATCGCCAGGGTGGGCAGTTTTAGCGGCGATAATCGCGCCGGGATTGAACGCACCCTGCACCGCATCAGTGCCATTCGCAATCGAGACGGGGAAATTATCGGTTTAACCTGTCGTATCGGTCGGGCCGTTTTCGGTACGATCACCCTGATTAACGACCTAGTGGAAACGGGAAAATCCCTGCTGCTGCTCGGTCGTCCGGGGGTAGGAAAAACCACGGCCTTGCGAGAAATAGCCCGAGTTTTAGCCGACGATCTTAACAAACGGGTAGTGATTATCGACACCTCCAACGAAATCGCTGGGGATGGAGATATTCCCCATCCGGCCATCGGTCGCGCTCGTCGGATGCAGGTGGCCCGTCCGGAATTGCAGCATCAAGTCATGATCGAAGCGGTGGAAAACCATATGCCAGAGGTGATCGTGATTGATGAGATCGGTACGGAATTAGAAGCTCTGGCCGCTCGCACGATCGCCGAGCGAGGAGTGCAGTTAGTGGGAACCGCCCACGGCAATCAATTGGAAAATTTAATTAAAAACCCAACTTTATCGGATTTAGTCGGGGGAATTCAGGCAGTAACTCTCGGAGACGAAGAAGCACGCCGCCGGGGTTCTCAGAAGACCGTTTTAGAACGCAAAGCACCGCCCACCTTTGACATTGCCATCGAAATGTTGGAACGTCAGCGCTGGGTCATCCACGAGGACGTATCTACCACGATCGATCAACTGCTGCGGGGACGGGAAGCAATTGCCCAAATCCGTTGGGTAGATGAGGAGGGGAAAGTACAAGTCGCTCAGGAAGAACCAAAATCGGAAAACTTGACCCCTTTGCGCGGCAATTATCTGCCGGAAATGGATAAACCTAAGGGATGGCGGGCCGATGGCCGGATGACTCCCGTGGCCCGTTTCCCTGCGGGCCACCTCAACCGGGAAAACGATTTCGATCGCCTCCTCGAACAATCTTGGCTGCAGGAAGAACCGGAAACGGAAAAAGTCCGCGTCCCCGGTCCCAATGGCGAAGATTGGCCGGTTTATGTCTATCCCTACGGAGTCAGTCGCGCCCCGATCGAACAGGTAGTACAGTCCCTAGATTTGCCGATCGTTTTGACCAAAGATTTACAGGGGGCCGATGCGGTGCTGGCCCTGCGTTCCCACGTTAAAAATCAGTCAAAATTGCGTCAAATTGCCAAAGTAAGACAAATTCCCATCCACGGGATCAAATCCAATACCCTGCCCCAAATTTCTCGCGGTTTAAAGCGGATTTTGGGCATTGATGACCCGATGAATCAGGAAGGTGCAGATCTGCGTTTATTTGCCCGCAGCGGTAGTGATGACGAGATCGAAGCTTTGGAGGAGGCCCGGTTAGCGGTGGAACAAATCGTTATTCCCACCGGCCAACCGGTGGAGTTACTGCCGCGATCGGCGAAAGTGCGGAAAATGCAGCACGAATTAGTGGAACATTACCGTCTCCAATCCGATAGCTTCGGAGAGGAACCGAATCGCCGTATTCGCATCTATCCAGCTTAG
- the ldpA gene encoding circadian clock protein LdpA yields the protein MLDKNSSPFWSLVAGHWFKLICGASYQDLPTIRNLALTYTIAGADCIDVAADRAVIVAAREGIETAEKIAGFPPNRRPWLMVSLNDGEDPHFRKAVFNPQLCPVDCPRPCEKICPAYAIDRGGVIEQRCYGCGRCLPVCPPQIIETISRVCQPAEIIPLIIEMGVDAIEIHTQVGHREEFARLWQAIAPLTKNLKILAISCQDDQQIIDYLHYLRETISPLSCPLIWQTDGRPMSGDIGKGTTHPAINMAKKVLCANLAGFVQLAGGTNDHTVTKLRQLGLREKIAGIAYGSYARSLILPILEDLYQPNLENDPQAYQEAVKAASILVAQLKA from the coding sequence GTGCTAGATAAAAACTCCTCTCCCTTCTGGTCCTTAGTTGCGGGTCACTGGTTCAAGCTCATCTGTGGAGCTAGTTACCAGGATTTGCCCACGATTCGCAACCTCGCTTTGACCTATACTATCGCCGGGGCCGATTGTATTGATGTGGCCGCCGACCGAGCCGTGATTGTTGCGGCCCGCGAAGGCATCGAAACCGCCGAAAAAATCGCCGGATTCCCCCCAAATCGACGACCTTGGTTAATGGTCAGTCTCAACGACGGGGAAGATCCCCACTTTCGTAAAGCTGTCTTTAACCCGCAACTCTGTCCGGTCGATTGTCCCCGTCCCTGCGAAAAAATCTGTCCCGCTTATGCTATCGATAGGGGAGGAGTAATCGAACAGCGCTGTTATGGTTGCGGTCGCTGCTTACCCGTTTGTCCCCCGCAAATAATCGAGACAATATCCCGTGTCTGTCAACCCGCAGAAATTATCCCCTTAATTATCGAAATGGGAGTCGATGCGATCGAAATTCATACCCAAGTCGGTCATAGAGAGGAATTTGCTCGACTCTGGCAAGCGATCGCACCTCTAACTAAAAACCTAAAAATCCTCGCCATAAGTTGCCAGGATGATCAGCAGATCATTGATTACCTCCACTATCTGCGAGAAACTATTTCACCCCTAAGCTGTCCTCTGATTTGGCAGACGGACGGCCGGCCGATGAGCGGCGATATCGGCAAAGGAACCACCCACCCGGCCATTAATATGGCCAAAAAAGTCCTCTGTGCCAATCTAGCCGGATTTGTGCAGTTAGCTGGGGGAACCAATGACCACACCGTGACCAAATTACGGCAACTGGGACTGAGAGAAAAAATCGCTGGTATTGCCTATGGAAGTTACGCCCGTTCATTGATTTTGCCAATTTTAGAGGATTTATACCAGCCTAACCTTGAAAATGACCCCCAAGCCTACCAAGAAGCCGTTAAAGCCGCTTCTATTCTCGTTGCTCAATTAAAAGCCTAA
- a CDS encoding ATP-dependent zinc protease family protein, translating to MKPDKIIIGWREWLDLPDLGITKIKAKIDTGARSSALHAFHLHPFLDGDRNWLRFQVHPYQKDSHHTVTTTAEILEWRQVKNSGGQSQLRPVIRTSVLLGDRQWAIELTLTNRDVMGFRMLLGREALKKGFLVHPNKSFLLS from the coding sequence ATGAAACCCGATAAAATCATCATCGGTTGGCGAGAATGGCTGGATTTACCTGATTTAGGCATTACCAAAATAAAGGCCAAGATTGATACAGGCGCTCGCTCCTCGGCCCTACACGCTTTTCATCTCCACCCTTTTCTCGATGGCGATCGCAATTGGCTGCGCTTTCAAGTTCATCCCTACCAAAAAGATAGTCACCACACTGTCACCACCACCGCAGAAATCCTCGAATGGCGACAGGTAAAAAATTCTGGGGGTCAAAGTCAACTACGTCCTGTTATCAGAACAAGTGTATTACTTGGTGATCGTCAATGGGCGATCGAATTAACTTTAACTAATCGCGATGTCATGGGTTTTCGGATGTTATTAGGACGAGAAGCGCTGAAAAAAGGCTTTCTTGTCCATCCGAATAAGTCTTTTTTACTGAGTTAA
- a CDS encoding DUF3007 family protein, with protein MRRIDVIGIGIGMFAMGGILYIILQKTGLDSASAGIWSQAVLVGGVIGWIFTYLFRVATDNMTYGQQRKDYEDAVFKKRLEAMTPEEIAQMQREIEEEKTK; from the coding sequence TATAGGGATGTTTGCTATGGGCGGCATCCTCTACATTATCCTACAAAAAACCGGTTTAGATAGTGCTTCGGCGGGAATTTGGAGTCAAGCGGTGTTGGTAGGTGGTGTCATCGGTTGGATTTTTACCTATCTGTTTCGAGTCGCCACCGATAATATGACCTACGGCCAACAGCGCAAAGATTACGAAGATGCCGTCTTTAAAAAACGCCTGGAAGCGATGACTCCCGAAGAAATCGCCCAAATGCAGCGGGAGATTGAAGAAGAAAAAACTAAATAA